One Lusitaniella coriacea LEGE 07157 genomic window carries:
- a CDS encoding helix-turn-helix domain-containing protein, which translates to MGKAGKALKQVLGTYRISQNRLAVTMGINRSTVHQWVNETSDPLAEAVTEIVKALRKIDEAASEDFINLYLERPPQDNGSS; encoded by the coding sequence ATGGGAAAAGCAGGAAAGGCGCTCAAGCAAGTATTAGGAACTTACCGCATCAGCCAAAATCGTCTGGCGGTGACAATGGGAATTAACCGTTCAACGGTTCACCAATGGGTCAATGAAACGAGCGATCCCCTGGCTGAAGCGGTGACAGAAATTGTCAAAGCCTTGCGCAAAATTGATGAAGCGGCATCGGAAGACTTTATCAATTTATACCTGGAACGTCCGCCCCAGGATAATGGGTCGAGTTAA
- a CDS encoding ABC transporter ATP-binding protein gives MDNANSLLRVENLQVHFPVLQGFLLQRTAGTIKAVDGLNFALQPGETLGLVGESGCGKSTTGRAILQLVRPTGGNVYFKGRNLAQMEGEELRQMRRQMQTIFQDPYTSLNPRMTVGNIVSEPLIVYQLAKGKEKQERVEELLKLVGLNPKFINRYPHEFSGGQRQRIAIARALSVNPDFIVCDEPIAALDVSIQAQVVNLMQDLQEELGLSYLFIAHDLSIVRHISDRVAVMYLGKIVELAESQTLYTNPLHPYTQALLSAIPIPNPEIEAKRDRILLEGDVPSPANPPCGCNFHPRCPYVMDSCRQDPEPFLQDVGNAHQVACHLVNSEQGV, from the coding sequence ATGGATAACGCTAACTCCCTCTTGCGAGTCGAAAACTTGCAAGTCCACTTCCCCGTATTGCAGGGATTTTTACTTCAGCGAACCGCCGGAACCATTAAAGCCGTCGATGGTTTGAATTTTGCCCTGCAACCGGGAGAAACCTTGGGATTGGTGGGGGAGTCGGGATGCGGTAAAAGCACCACCGGACGCGCTATTTTGCAGCTCGTGCGCCCAACAGGGGGTAATGTCTATTTCAAGGGACGCAATCTCGCGCAAATGGAGGGAGAAGAACTTCGTCAAATGCGCCGCCAAATGCAAACCATTTTTCAAGATCCTTACACGTCCCTGAATCCGCGCATGACAGTAGGGAATATTGTCAGCGAACCCTTGATTGTGTATCAACTGGCAAAAGGCAAAGAGAAACAAGAAAGGGTTGAGGAATTATTGAAATTAGTGGGACTGAATCCCAAATTTATCAATCGCTATCCCCACGAGTTTTCCGGGGGTCAACGTCAGCGAATCGCGATCGCGCGCGCCTTATCCGTTAATCCCGATTTTATCGTGTGTGATGAACCCATCGCCGCCCTCGATGTCTCCATTCAGGCGCAAGTGGTCAACCTCATGCAGGATCTGCAAGAAGAATTGGGACTCTCCTACCTCTTCATCGCCCACGATTTGAGCATTGTCCGCCATATTTCCGATCGCGTCGCCGTGATGTACTTGGGTAAAATTGTCGAACTCGCCGAGAGTCAAACCCTCTACACAAACCCCCTACACCCCTACACTCAAGCACTCCTCTCCGCCATTCCCATTCCCAATCCCGAAATCGAAGCCAAGCGCGATCGCATTCTTCTCGAAGGAGACGTACCGAGTCCTGCCAATCCCCCTTGCGGATGCAACTTTCATCCCCGTTGTCCCTACGTTATGGATAGCTGTCGCCAAGATCCCGAACCATTCTTACAGGATGTGGGGAACGCGCATCAAGTCGCTTGCCATCTTGTAAATTCGGAGCAAGGTGTATGA
- the ygfZ gene encoding CAF17-like 4Fe-4S cluster assembly/insertion protein YgfZ produces MNQELRQLQIQVGATFDPDATVPSSFGNDKDALRALQDSAVLCDRAHWGLIEVRDRDRLQFLHNQTTNDLKSLQPGQGDDTVFVTSTARTIDLATVYVTEDSVLLLVSPEQTQPLLDWLDRYLFPMDRVKLKDLSEEFAIFSLMGAKSAELLASMGVGEIPQQPEGSHQLVQLENMEVRIAVGSGLALPGYTLLIPEDRAATLWNRAIEAGAVPMGDRVWEQLRVQQGRPARDRELTDNYNPLEAGLWQAISFTKGCYIGQETIARLNTYKGVKQRLWGIRLAAPVPPGTTITLDERKVGTLTSHSETEEGAFGLGYVRTQAGGAGLKVKVGEVDGELVAVPFLTHEYYVPPIKE; encoded by the coding sequence ATGAATCAAGAATTACGCCAACTTCAGATCCAAGTAGGGGCAACCTTCGATCCCGATGCAACGGTTCCCAGCAGTTTTGGGAACGATAAGGACGCGCTGAGAGCGTTGCAGGATAGCGCTGTGCTGTGCGATCGCGCCCATTGGGGACTGATTGAAGTGCGCGATCGCGATCGCCTGCAATTTCTCCACAATCAAACCACCAACGATCTTAAATCCCTCCAACCCGGACAAGGAGACGATACCGTCTTCGTCACCTCGACCGCGCGAACCATCGATCTGGCAACAGTTTACGTCACAGAAGATTCAGTCCTGTTGCTCGTTTCGCCGGAACAAACGCAACCCCTTCTCGATTGGCTCGATCGCTATCTTTTCCCGATGGATCGAGTGAAATTAAAAGATTTATCGGAAGAATTTGCGATCTTTAGCCTCATGGGTGCGAAAAGTGCGGAATTATTGGCATCGATGGGGGTTGGGGAAATTCCGCAACAACCCGAAGGAAGTCATCAACTCGTGCAACTGGAAAATATGGAAGTGCGTATTGCAGTGGGGAGTGGTTTAGCGCTTCCTGGCTACACGCTATTGATTCCAGAAGATCGCGCGGCAACCCTTTGGAATCGAGCAATTGAAGCGGGTGCAGTGCCAATGGGCGATCGCGTCTGGGAACAACTGCGCGTGCAACAAGGAAGACCCGCGCGCGATCGCGAACTCACCGATAACTACAATCCCCTCGAAGCCGGATTGTGGCAAGCCATCTCCTTCACCAAAGGCTGCTACATCGGACAAGAAACCATCGCCCGCCTCAACACCTACAAAGGTGTAAAACAGAGACTTTGGGGCATCCGTCTCGCCGCACCCGTCCCCCCAGGAACGACCATTACCCTAGACGAACGCAAAGTTGGAACCCTCACCAGCCACAGCGAGACAGAAGAAGGGGCATTCGGTTTAGGCTACGTGCGAACCCAAGCCGGAGGCGCGGGGTTAAAGGTTAAAGTAGGAGAGGTGGACGGGGAGTTAGTTGCAGTCCCCTTTTTAACCCATGAATACTACGTTCCGCCAATTAAAGAATAA
- a CDS encoding DMT family transporter, with protein sequence MQKVINRIPGRAYLLLAIIIFAASNSVTRKLTELGEQNLIDGRNPISFCNVLFVGNLCALVVLFFIYRRQCTLQTFKAIPQNSWFGLILISLLSSALAPALIFMALDLTAVNNVVLISRIEPPLILALSILILKDRVNIWVIAGAIISFVGVALTVLLQEPSTEMMQMGGLSIGRGELMAACGAIALAISTIISKVALKQIPLGIFSLIRTTIGTIVFFFVVIILYTPSHFMDVFSPFLWQWMSIYGAIIVVGGQLCWFAGLKTSGASDVSLASSFSPIAGILAAYLILSEAPTMAQYIGGSVILVGIVLNQIGVSRKMETSAPQPSINPVKEMEMEVGFKGI encoded by the coding sequence ATGCAAAAAGTAATTAATCGCATTCCCGGACGAGCTTATTTGTTACTTGCAATTATTATTTTTGCAGCGTCAAATTCAGTAACTCGTAAGTTAACTGAATTGGGAGAGCAAAACCTCATTGATGGTAGAAATCCGATTTCTTTTTGTAATGTTTTATTCGTGGGAAATTTATGTGCTTTGGTGGTTTTGTTTTTTATTTATCGCCGTCAATGCACGCTACAAACCTTTAAAGCGATTCCCCAGAATTCTTGGTTTGGTTTGATTTTAATTTCTCTACTTTCTAGCGCTCTTGCCCCTGCTTTGATTTTCATGGCTCTCGATTTAACTGCGGTGAATAATGTGGTTTTAATTAGTCGCATCGAACCGCCGCTTATTTTAGCGCTTTCTATTTTAATTCTGAAAGATAGGGTTAATATTTGGGTCATTGCTGGAGCAATTATCTCTTTTGTTGGGGTTGCTTTAACCGTTCTTCTACAAGAACCTTCAACCGAGATGATGCAAATGGGAGGATTGAGTATTGGGAGGGGGGAATTGATGGCGGCGTGTGGCGCGATCGCGCTGGCGATTTCTACTATCATTAGTAAGGTCGCCCTCAAGCAAATTCCTTTGGGTATTTTCTCCCTAATTCGCACGACAATCGGCACAATTGTGTTTTTTTTCGTGGTGATAATTTTATATACTCCCAGTCACTTCATGGATGTCTTTTCACCCTTTCTTTGGCAATGGATGTCGATCTATGGCGCTATTATTGTGGTTGGCGGGCAATTGTGTTGGTTTGCGGGATTGAAAACTTCGGGTGCATCCGATGTTTCTCTTGCCAGTTCTTTTAGCCCAATTGCGGGGATTTTAGCGGCTTATTTAATTTTGTCGGAAGCACCGACAATGGCACAATATATCGGCGGTAGCGTTATTTTGGTTGGCATTGTTCTCAATCAAATTGGGGTGTCTCGCAAGATGGAAACATCTGCACCGCAACCGAGTATTAATCCCGTGAAGGAAATGGAAATGGAGGTCGGGTTTAAAGGAATTTAG
- the crtH gene encoding carotenoid isomerase, producing the protein MVVPTTQPVIPNPHLSQNFDVIVIGSGIGGLVTATQLAAKGAKVLVLERYIIPGGSAGYFKREGYCFDVGASMIFGFGDKGTTNLLTRALDAVNARIETIPDSCQIHYHLPDELILKVHRNYENFLQELIEKFPHEREGIRRFYDECWKVFNCLNAMELLSLEEPRYLTRVFFQHPFACLGLVKYLPQNAGDIARRHISDPQLLKFIDMECYCWSVVPADKTPMINAGMVFSDRHYGGINYPKGGVGQIAQKLVEGLEKAGSAIEYKARVTKIILENGKAVGVQLANGKEYRAKRIVSNATRWDTFEKLLPPEQMPPKEKRWQKRYKKSPSFLSLHLGVNAEVLPTGTECHHILLEDWQRMEEAEGTIFVSIPTLLDPSLAPEGHHIIHTFTPSWVEDWQGLSTTDYRQKKEEAAERLIQRLEGIFPGLEAGLDYQEVGTPRTHRRFLGREDGTYGPIPRRKLPGLLGMPFNRTSVPGLYCVGDSTFPGQGLNAVAFSGFACAHRIAVDLGL; encoded by the coding sequence ATGGTTGTTCCTACTACCCAACCTGTAATACCAAACCCCCATCTTTCCCAAAACTTCGATGTTATCGTCATTGGTTCCGGTATTGGCGGACTCGTCACAGCCACTCAGCTTGCCGCAAAAGGCGCAAAAGTCCTCGTTTTGGAACGCTACATCATTCCAGGAGGAAGTGCGGGCTATTTCAAGCGAGAAGGCTATTGTTTTGATGTCGGCGCATCCATGATCTTCGGTTTTGGCGATAAAGGAACCACCAATCTTCTCACCCGCGCCTTAGATGCTGTGAATGCTCGTATAGAAACAATTCCCGACTCCTGCCAAATCCACTACCACCTTCCCGACGAGTTGATCCTGAAGGTTCATCGCAATTACGAGAATTTCTTGCAAGAACTAATTGAAAAATTTCCTCACGAACGAGAAGGGATTCGCCGCTTCTACGACGAGTGTTGGAAAGTGTTCAACTGCCTCAATGCAATGGAATTGCTCTCCCTCGAAGAACCGCGTTATTTGACCCGCGTCTTTTTCCAACATCCCTTCGCCTGTTTGGGATTGGTTAAATATTTACCCCAAAACGCCGGGGACATCGCGCGCCGCCACATCAGCGACCCCCAACTCCTGAAATTCATTGACATGGAATGTTATTGCTGGTCTGTGGTTCCGGCGGACAAAACCCCCATGATTAACGCGGGGATGGTCTTCTCCGACCGACACTACGGCGGCATTAACTACCCGAAAGGGGGAGTGGGTCAAATCGCTCAAAAGCTTGTAGAGGGTTTGGAAAAAGCAGGGAGTGCTATTGAGTATAAAGCCAGAGTCACTAAAATCATTCTGGAGAATGGCAAAGCGGTGGGGGTGCAGCTTGCCAACGGCAAAGAATATCGCGCCAAACGAATTGTTTCCAATGCAACGCGCTGGGATACTTTTGAAAAATTACTTCCTCCCGAACAAATGCCACCGAAGGAAAAACGCTGGCAGAAACGCTACAAAAAGTCGCCGAGTTTCCTCAGTTTGCATTTAGGGGTAAACGCAGAGGTTTTGCCGACGGGGACAGAGTGCCATCACATTTTGTTGGAAGATTGGCAGCGCATGGAAGAAGCGGAAGGAACCATTTTCGTCTCTATTCCCACCCTACTCGACCCTAGTCTTGCTCCGGAAGGGCATCATATTATTCACACCTTTACGCCAAGTTGGGTGGAAGATTGGCAGGGTCTTTCTACCACAGATTATCGCCAGAAGAAGGAGGAAGCAGCAGAACGACTCATTCAGCGATTGGAGGGGATTTTTCCCGGTTTGGAGGCGGGTTTAGATTATCAAGAAGTGGGAACGCCACGCACCCATCGCCGCTTTTTGGGACGGGAGGATGGCACCTATGGTCCAATTCCTCGGCGCAAGTTACCGGGATTGTTAGGAATGCCGTTTAATCGCACGTCGGTTCCGGGTTTGTATTGCGTCGGCGACAGTACGTTTCCCGGACAGGGACTCAATGCGGTGGCATTTTCTGGGTTTGCTTGCGCTCATCGAATTGCGGTGGATTTAGGATTATAG
- a CDS encoding glycosyltransferase family 4 protein, with the protein MLINLSVLFDKPTGITTYATNLFPRLQSLNPTLLIAEPVPGYCCYEIPGNLSPASGSRGHLRRLGWTQFKLPQIYRQLKASLLFSPVPEAPLFQGCRSVVMVHDLIPLRFLELFNKSPLRYYFRYYIPQVLGQVEHIICNSEATAADIVDFWGISAKKITPIPLAYDSDHFRPLTLPLNEQPPYFLYIGRQDPYKNVRRLIAAFAKVRGECELWIAGTQDTRYTPSLEQQAKELGLGSRVKFLEYVPYEELPILLNRAIALVFPSLWEGFGIPVLEAMACGTPVVTSNCSSLPEVAGDAALLVNPYQVEEIAQAMQMLLENEGARSRLKQLSLQQAQQFSWDKTGEQTAKVLQQYL; encoded by the coding sequence GTGTTAATTAATCTCTCAGTTCTTTTCGATAAACCGACTGGCATCACCACTTACGCCACGAATCTCTTTCCTCGCCTGCAATCCCTGAATCCGACGCTCTTAATTGCAGAACCCGTTCCGGGGTATTGCTGCTATGAGATACCGGGAAATCTGTCTCCGGCGAGTGGGAGTCGCGGACATTTGAGGCGATTGGGGTGGACGCAGTTCAAACTTCCACAGATTTATCGCCAACTCAAGGCATCGCTGTTGTTTTCTCCGGTTCCCGAAGCGCCTTTATTTCAAGGCTGTCGCAGTGTGGTGATGGTACACGATTTGATTCCCCTGCGCTTTCTGGAACTGTTTAATAAGTCGCCTTTGCGATATTACTTCCGTTACTATATTCCGCAAGTTTTAGGGCAAGTCGAGCATATTATCTGCAATTCGGAGGCAACGGCGGCGGATATTGTGGATTTTTGGGGAATTTCCGCGAAAAAGATAACGCCAATTCCTCTAGCTTATGACAGCGACCATTTTCGTCCTCTCACTTTACCATTGAACGAACAACCGCCCTATTTCCTCTACATCGGGCGACAAGATCCTTATAAAAATGTGAGACGTTTGATTGCGGCTTTTGCAAAGGTGCGTGGAGAGTGCGAGTTATGGATTGCAGGGACACAGGATACTCGCTATACGCCTTCTCTAGAACAACAGGCGAAGGAATTAGGTTTAGGAAGTCGGGTGAAGTTTTTGGAGTACGTACCCTATGAAGAGTTACCTATTTTATTAAATCGCGCGATCGCGCTGGTTTTTCCTTCTCTTTGGGAAGGTTTTGGTATTCCGGTTCTCGAAGCGATGGCTTGCGGTACGCCTGTGGTGACTTCCAACTGTTCTTCCCTTCCGGAAGTTGCGGGGGATGCAGCGTTGCTTGTGAATCCTTATCAGGTTGAGGAAATTGCCCAAGCTATGCAAATGTTACTGGAAAATGAGGGCGCGCGATCGCGCCTCAAACAACTCAGCCTCCAACAAGCGCAGCAATTCAGTTGGGACAAAACCGGAGAACAAACCGCGAAAGTCCTACAGCAATATTTGTAA